The region ACCGTAGATACCGCCGATAGTAACAATCCGATCCCCTTTTTTCAGGGCGTTCAGCATCTCGGTACGTTTCTTTTGTTCTTTCTGTTGCGGCCGGTACAACAGGAAGTAGAAAATAACCCCCATGAGAACGATTGGCCACGATGCCTGAATGAATTGAAGCACTTCCGGAGAAAATTCTGGCATGTAATCACCTCCCATACTATTTCGCCAATATATTCCACGCTTTCTGACAAAACTCCTTTAATGAAGTTGATATTGCGCGCGAAACTCCTGGCGAAAAGCTAAAAACCGGTCTTCCAGGATTGCCTTGCGCATGTTTCGCATGAAATTAAGAAGAAAATGCAAGTTATGGATGGTAGTAAGACGCAAGCCAAAAATCTCTTCCGCCTTTAGCAGATGACGAATATAGGCCCGCGAAAAATTGCGGCATGTGTAGCAGTCGCAATCAGGGTCAATCGGTCGGAAATCACGGGCATACTCAGCGTTTTTCACGACCAGTTTGCCCCGACTGGTCATAACCGTGCCGTTGCGGGCAACGCGGGTAGGAAAAACGCAATCAAACATATCAATCCCGTACATAACGCCCTCAACCAGACAATCAGGCGTCCCAACCCC is a window of Sporolituus thermophilus DSM 23256 DNA encoding:
- the yajC gene encoding preprotein translocase subunit YajC, with translation MPEFSPEVLQFIQASWPIVLMGVIFYFLLYRPQQKEQKKRTEMLNALKKGDRIVTIGGIYGTITAINDKVVTLKVADKVEIEIARTAVSHHQNPQKNGNNK